A single window of Streptomyces cathayae DNA harbors:
- the tnpA gene encoding IS200/IS605 family transposase gives MTVYQNIRTGRHCTFVLHVHLVFVTKYRHKVFKDAHLTRMEEIMRAVCEDFECELVEFNGENNHVHLLVNFPPKVALSKLVNSLKGVSSRRLRQEYPELVQHYWRAQRLWSGSYFAGSAGGAPLSIVKQYIEQQNRPV, from the coding sequence ATGACCGTGTATCAGAACATCCGTACTGGTAGACACTGTACTTTCGTCCTTCACGTGCACTTGGTTTTCGTGACGAAGTACCGGCACAAGGTTTTCAAGGACGCCCACCTGACGCGCATGGAGGAGATCATGCGGGCCGTCTGCGAGGACTTCGAATGCGAGCTGGTCGAGTTCAACGGCGAGAACAACCACGTCCACCTGCTCGTGAACTTCCCGCCGAAGGTCGCCCTGTCCAAGCTGGTCAACAGCCTCAAGGGCGTCAGTTCCCGCAGGCTCCGCCAGGAGTATCCAGAACTGGTCCAGCACTACTGGCGCGCACAGCGCCTGTGGTCCGGCTCCTACTTCGCCGGGTCGGCCGGCGGGGCTCCGCTGTCAATCGTGAAGCAGTACATCGAGCAGCAGAACCGGCCCGTCTGA
- a CDS encoding RNA-guided endonuclease InsQ/TnpB family protein has protein sequence MQLRYSFRLYPNGPQRSALARAFGCARVVYNDALRARETARAAGEAFLKTGDLSKLLITEAKLTEERAWLGEVSAVVLQQALRDLDTAYRNFFDSLRGKRPRMGAPRLKSRRDNRQAVRFTANARWKITTGGDLSLPKVGDVRVKWSRSLPSVPSTVTVVKDAAGRYFASFVVETGPVTSAESDQAVGIDLGLGHFAVLSDGTKIEAPRFLRRAEKKLKRAQRALSRKAKGSNNRDKARIKVARAHAQVADARREFHHQLSTRLIRENQAVAVEDLAVKGLARTRLAKSVHDAGWSAFVTMLEYKAAKFGRGFHRIGRFEPTSQVCSQCGVKDGPKPLHVRVWECGACGTVLDRDINAAVNVAMAAGLAVSACRAQIRPVLVPAQRVEAGTHRDGQATVVGIPGP, from the coding sequence ATGCAGCTTCGGTACAGCTTCCGCCTGTACCCGAACGGTCCTCAGCGCTCAGCGCTGGCCAGGGCGTTCGGGTGTGCGCGGGTGGTCTACAACGATGCGCTCCGCGCCCGTGAGACCGCCCGCGCCGCAGGCGAGGCGTTCTTGAAGACGGGGGACCTGTCCAAGCTGCTGATCACCGAAGCCAAACTCACCGAAGAACGCGCGTGGCTCGGTGAGGTCTCCGCCGTCGTGCTCCAGCAGGCCCTGCGGGACCTGGACACCGCGTACCGGAACTTCTTCGACAGCCTCAGGGGCAAGCGCCCGCGTATGGGCGCGCCCCGCTTGAAGAGCCGCAGGGACAACCGGCAGGCTGTACGTTTCACTGCGAACGCCCGTTGGAAGATCACCACCGGCGGGGACCTGTCCTTGCCGAAGGTCGGGGACGTGCGGGTGAAGTGGTCCCGCAGTCTTCCCTCGGTCCCCTCCACGGTGACCGTGGTCAAGGACGCGGCCGGAAGGTACTTCGCGAGCTTCGTTGTGGAGACCGGGCCCGTCACGTCGGCCGAGAGCGATCAGGCCGTCGGCATCGACCTGGGGCTGGGGCACTTCGCCGTCCTGTCCGACGGCACGAAGATCGAAGCTCCTCGCTTCCTGCGCCGGGCCGAGAAGAAGCTCAAGCGCGCACAGCGGGCCCTCAGCCGCAAGGCGAAGGGCTCGAACAACCGGGACAAGGCCCGCATCAAGGTCGCCCGCGCTCACGCGCAGGTCGCCGACGCACGGCGCGAGTTCCACCACCAGCTCTCCACCCGGCTGATCCGCGAGAACCAAGCGGTCGCGGTGGAGGACCTGGCGGTGAAGGGACTCGCCCGTACACGCTTGGCCAAGTCCGTGCACGACGCCGGATGGTCCGCGTTCGTGACGATGCTGGAGTACAAGGCCGCGAAGTTCGGCCGCGGCTTCCACCGCATCGGACGGTTCGAGCCGACCTCCCAGGTCTGCTCGCAGTGCGGCGTCAAGGATGGCCCCAAGCCCCTCCATGTCCGCGTATGGGAATGCGGAGCTTGCGGGACCGTTCTGGATCGGGACATCAACGCGGCGGTCAACGTCGCCATGGCCGCCGGACTGGCGGTGTCAGCCTGTCGAGCGCAGATAAGACCGGTACTCGTGCCGGCACAGCGCGTTGAAGCAGGAACCCACCGAGACGGTCAGGCGACCGTGGTAGGAATCCCCGGCCCCTAG